A genomic stretch from Hoplias malabaricus isolate fHopMal1 chromosome 4, fHopMal1.hap1, whole genome shotgun sequence includes:
- the ireb2 gene encoding iron-responsive element-binding protein 2: MALTSSQQEHPFEQLIDTLQTENNEARKYFNPQKLGDPKYEKLPYCVRVLLESAIRKCDGFYVKQEDVYNILNWEEHQNEAEIPFSPARVLLQDFTGIPAMVDLAAMRDAVAKNGIDPDLVNPKCPTDLIVDHSLQIDFSKCAIQNAPNPGGGEGHGQGPRSGPARLSPRSAQCGGQRGTCSKGSCSDAPSSSGRPPAVQIENTPLLCPFHLQPVSEQETALKNQEMELSRNKERLQFFKWCSKAFKNVSVIPPDTGSVHQVNLEYLSQVVQESEGLLYPDSVVGTDSHTTMINGLGILGWGVGGIESEAVMLGQPVSLTLPQVVGCKLLGSINTLATSIDIVLGITKQLRQAGIGGKFVEFFGPGVSQLSAADRTTIANMCPEYNATVSFFPVDDTTLKHFKQTNYSEEKLEVLEIYLKAVKLFRSYDDQTEDPHYSEVIEINLSSIVPCVSGPKRPQDRVPVNCMKEDFLNCLNEKVGFKGFHIPKEKQSIMVPFLHGGTEYKLSHGSVVIAAVISCTNNCNPSVMLTAGLLARKAVEAGLTVKPYIRTSLAPGSGMVTHYLNASGVLPYLSQLGFEVIGYGCATCVGNTAPLPECVVDAIKQGDLVACGVLSGNRHFEGRLCDCVRANYLASPPLVVAYAIAGTIGIDFEKEPLGLTPEGKEVYLKDVWPSKEEVQDVEEHTVIASIFKDLRSKMQKGSMFWNNIDSSDAVLFPWDPKSTYIRCPPFFSKLSKEISLPGSIDNAQALLFLGNKVTTDHISPAGSIARVSAAARYLQSKRLTPREFNSYGARRGNDAVMTRGTFASIKLQNRLIGKTGPKTLHIPSGQTLDVFEAAERYQRDGVPLIILAGKEYGSGSSRDWAAKGPYLLGVRAVIAESYEKMHKNHLVGMGIAPLQFLPGQSADSLELCGKERFSITVPEDISPHQELSVMVSTGKSFRVVALFESEMDVALYKHGGILKYVARSMLQ, translated from the exons AGAAATTACCTTACTGTGTTCGTGTGCTGCTGGAGTCTGCCATCCGAAAATGTGATGGCTTCTATGTTAAGCAGGAGGACGTGTACAATATTCTGAACTGGGAAGAGCATCAAAATGAGGCTGAAATCCCCTTCTCTCCTGCACGAGTGCTGCTGCAGGATTTCAC GGGTATTCCAGCCATGGTGGACCTGGCAGCCATGCGAGATGCTGTGGCCAAGAATGGAATTGACCCAGACCTTGTCAACCCTAAATGTCCTACTGACCTTATAGTAGACCATTCACTACAGATCGACTTCAGCAAGTG tgctATTCAGAATGCACCTAATCCCGGTGGAGGTGAAGGACATGGGCAAGGGCCACGTTCAGGCCCTGCTCGACTTTCTCCCAGAAGTGCTCAGTGTGGGGGCCAAAGAGGAACTTGCAGTAAAGGCTCTTGCAGTGATGCACCCTCCAGTTCTGGCAGACCTCCCGCAGTGCaaatagagaacacaccgctTCTCTGTCCCTTCCACCTTCAGCCTGTCTCAGA GCAAGAGACAGCGCTCAAGAACCAGGAGATGGAGCTCAGTAGGAATAAAGAAAGACTCCAATTTTTTAAG TGGTGCTCTAAAGCATTTAAGAACGTAAGTGTGATTCCTCCAGACACTGGCTCAGTGCACCAGGTTAATCTGGAATACTTGTCTCAAGTAGTGCAGGAGAGTGAGGGGCTGCTCTATCCTGACAGTGTAGTGGGAACAGACTCTCACACTACAATGATCAATGGCCTTGGCATTCTTGGCTGGG GCGTAGGAGGGATAGAGTCAGAGGCAGTCATGTTAGGTCAGCCTGTATCGCTGACATTGCCACAAGTCGTAGGATGTAAGCTATTGGGATCTATCAACACACTGGcaacatctatagacattgtCCTTGGCATCACTAAG CAATTGCGTCAGGCTGGTATTGGTGGGAAGTTTGTGGAGTTTTTtggtccaggtgtgtctcagcTATCTGCTGCTGACAGAACCACCATTGCTAATATGTGCCCCGAATACAATGCTACGGTCAGCTTCTTTCCTGTGGATGACACCACACTCAAGCACTTTAAACAGACCA ACTATTCAGAAGAGAAACTTGAGGTTTTGGAGATTTACCTTAAAGCTGTTAAGTTGTTTCGGAGTTACGATGACCAGACTGAAGATCCACATTATTCTGAG GTAATTGAGATTAACCTGAGTTCCATCGTGCCCTGTGTGAGTGGACCCAAACGACCACAGGACCGTGTACCTGTAAACTGCATGAAGGAGGACTTCCTCAACTGCCTTAATGAGAAG GTGGGATTTAAAGGGTTCCACATTCCGAAAGAGAAGCAGAGCATTATGGTGCCATTTCTGCACGGAGGCACTGAATATAAACTGTCTCATGGATCCGTCGTCATTGCTGCTGTTATTAGTTGCACCAACAACTGCAATCCCTCAGTCATGCTGACTGCAG GCCTTTTAGCCAGGAAAGCAGTGGAGGCAGGTCTTACAGTGAAGCCTTACATTAGGACCAGTCTTGCTCCGGGCAGTGGCATGGTTACACACTACCTCAATGCCAGTGGAGTGCTGCCTTACCTCAGCCAGCTTGG GTTTGAGGTTATTGGATATGGATGTGCGACCTGTGTAGGTAATACAGCCCCATTACCTGAATGTGTGGTAGATGCCATCAAGCAG GGTGATTTGGTTGCATGTGGAGTGTTGTCTGGTAACAGGCATTTTGAGGGACGCCTTTGTGACTGTGTTCGTGCCAATTACCTAGCTTCACCTCCTTTAGTGGTGGCATATGCCATTGCAGGCACAATTGGAATTGACTTTGAGAAAGAGCCCCTGG GCTTGACTCCGGAAGGTAAGGAGGTGTACCTAAAAGATGTATGGCCATCTAAAGAAGAAGTTCAGGATGTAGAAGAACACACAGTCATTGCTTCCATATTCAAAGATCTCAGGAGTAAGATGCAG AAAGGGAGCATGTTTTGGAATAACATAGACTCTTCGGATGCTGTTCTTTTCCCTTGGGATCCCAAATCCACCTACATTCGCTGCCCTCCTTTCTTTAGTAAACTT TCTAAGGAAATATCTCTTCCTGGGTCCATCGATAATGCTCAGGCTCTGCTGTTTCTGGGGAACAAAGTCACCACTGATCATATCTCTCCTGCCGGCAGTATTGCACGTGTGAGTGCAGCTGCCAGGTACCTACAAAGCAAACG CCTGACACCTCGTGAGTTCAACTCGTATGGAGCACGGAGAGGGAATGACGCTGTCATGACTAGAGGAACTTTTGCTAGCATCAAACTCCAAAACCGCCTCATTGGCAAAACTGGTCCCAAAACTCTGCACATTCCATCTGGACAGACG CTGGATGTGTTTGAGGCAGCAGAAAGGTACCAGAGAGACGGAGTTCCTCTTATCATCCTGGCTGGGAAGGAATATGGCTCGGGTAGCTCTCGGGATTGGGCCGCCAAAGGACCTTACCTTCTA GGAGTTAGAGCAGTGATTGCAGAGAGCTATGAGAAGATGCATAAAAACCACCTGGTGGGGATGGGAATTGCTCCTCTACAGTTCCTCCCTGGGCAAAGTGCTGACTCCCTCGAGCTCTGTGGAAAAGAGAGGTTCTCTATCACAGTCCCAGAGGACATCAGCCCTCATCAAGAATTAAGCGTAATG GTCAGCACTGGAAAGAGCTTCAGAGTGGTGGCTTTGTTTGAGAGTGAGATGGACGTGGCCCTTTACAAACATGGAGGCATCCTGAAATACGTGGCACGTAGTATGCTGCAGTAA
- the psma4 gene encoding proteasome subunit alpha type-4: MSRRYDSRTTIFSPEGRLYQVEYAMEAIGHAGTCLGILANDGVLLAAERRNIHKLLDEVFFSEKIYKLNEDMACSVAGITSDANVLTNELRLIAQRYLLQYQEPIPCEQLVTALCDIKQAYTQFGGKRPFGVSLLYMGWDKHYGFQLYQSDPSGNYGGWKATCIGNNSAAAVSMLKQDFKEGEMTLSAALALAIKVLNKTMDVSKLSAEKVEIATLTRENGKTRIKVLKQKEVEELIKKHEAEEAKAEKDKKEKEQKEKDK, encoded by the exons ATG TCTCGAAGATATGATTCAAGAACCACTATCTTCTCACCTGAAG GGCGTCTGTACCAGGTAGAATATGCCATGGAGGCTATTGGCCATGCTGGCACTTGTTTAGGAATTCTTGCCAATGATGGTGTATTGCTGGCAGCAGAGAGGAGGAACATCCACAAGCTGCTGGATGAAGTGTTCTTTTCAGAGAAGATCTACAAACTCAATGA AGACATGGCGTGCAGTGTAGCAGGAATCACATCTGATGCCAACGTCCTCACTAATGAACTAAGGTTAATTGCACAGAG GTATCTTCTTCAGTACCAGGAGCCTATTCCATGTGAGCAGCTGGTTACAGCGCTCTGTGACATCAAACAAGCCTACACACAGTTTGGAG GTAAGAGACCGTTTGGTGTATCTCTTCTGTACATGGGCTGGGATAAACACTATGGCTTCCAGCTATATCAGAGTGACCCCAGTGGAAACTATGGAGGTTGGAAGGCTACCTGCATCGGCAACAATAGTGCA GCTGCTGTGTCGATGCTGAAGCAGGATTTTAAAGAGGGAGAGATGACACTCTCTGCTGCCCTCGCCCTTGCCATCAAAGTGCTCAACAAAACCATGGACGTCAGCAAGCTCTCTGCagagaaag TCGAGATTGCTACATTGACACGAGAGAACGGCAAGACCAGGATCAAGGTTCTGAAACAGAAAGAAGTGGAAGAGTTAATCAAGAAACATGAAGCAGAGGAAGCCAAGGCTGAGAAAgataagaaagaaaaggaacagaaagagaaagacaaataA
- the oaz2a gene encoding LOW QUALITY PROTEIN: ornithine decarboxylase antizyme 2a (The sequence of the model RefSeq protein was modified relative to this genomic sequence to represent the inferred CDS: deleted 1 base in 1 codon) — MVNYSVELLLNSHCFGCQTRDKNRSYPTETMRDTDESSSLVGSRLHCSRQQAPGPLWCSDAPHPLTKIPGGRGTGRDLPLSVPLHKDERLTVTQTGSASGSPSILHFQYQLSERLFSCWDTVLAGSCLYLEIPGGSLPEGSKEGLTSLLEFAEERLKVSYVFLWFYKSREDRMSITRTFHYMGFEMVKPGHPLVPARPDLFFMVYSMEDSSSDEE; from the exons ATGGTGAACTACTCCGTGGAGCTGCTGTTGAACAGTCACTGTTTTGGTTGTCAGACAAGAGACAAAAACCGTTCTTACCCCACGGAGACCATGCGCGACACAGACGAGAG TTCTTCTCTTGTGGGCTCCCGACTGCACTGCTCCAGGCAGCAGGCTCCAGGGCCTCTGTGGTGCTCC GATGCCCCTCACCCACTAACGAAGATCCCGGGTGGGCGAGGGACTGGAAGGGATCTCCCTCTGAGCGTGCCACTTCACAAG GACGAAAGGTTGACTGTGACTCAGACGGGGTCAGCAAGTGGATCACCCTCTATCCTGCACTTCCAATACCAGCTGAGTGAAAGACTGTTCTCATGCTGGGATACGGTGCTGGCAGGCAGCTGCCTCTATCTGGAGATCCCTGGTGGATCTCTGCCAGAGGGCAGTAAAGAGGG GCTCACCAGTCTGTTGGAGTTTGCAGAGGAGAGGCTGAAAGTCAgttatgtgtttctgtggttctACAAATCCAGGGAGGATCGAA TGTCCATTACAAGGACGTTCCACTATATGGGTTTTGAGATGGTGAAGCCTGGCCACCCTCTGGTGCCGGCACGACCTGATCTCTTCTTCATGGTCTACTCTATGGAGGACAGCAGCTCTGATGAGGAATGA